The Streptomyces avermitilis MA-4680 = NBRC 14893 genome contains a region encoding:
- a CDS encoding GntR family transcriptional regulator — MSTDVSSAENEGGAPIRTARVPKYYRLKKHLLDMTETLPPGTPVPPERTLAAEFDTSRTTVRQALQELVVEGRLERIQGKGTFVAKPKVSQALQLTSYTEDMRAQGLEPTSQLLDIGYITADDTLAGLLDITAGGRVLRIERLRLASGEPMAIETTHLSAKRFPALRRSLVKYTSLYTALAEVYDVRLAEAEETIETSLATPREAGLLGTDVGLPMLMLSRHSLDKDGRPVEWVRSVYRGDRYKFVARLKRPQD; from the coding sequence ATGAGCACCGACGTCAGCAGTGCGGAGAACGAGGGCGGGGCACCCATCCGTACCGCGCGTGTGCCCAAGTACTACCGCCTGAAGAAGCACCTGCTCGACATGACGGAGACGCTGCCGCCCGGCACACCCGTGCCGCCCGAGCGCACGCTGGCCGCCGAGTTCGACACCTCCCGCACGACCGTCCGCCAGGCCCTCCAGGAGCTGGTCGTCGAGGGCCGCCTGGAGCGCATCCAGGGCAAGGGCACGTTCGTCGCCAAGCCGAAGGTCTCCCAGGCGCTGCAACTCACCTCGTACACCGAGGACATGCGCGCCCAGGGTCTCGAACCGACCTCGCAGCTCCTGGACATCGGCTACATCACCGCGGACGACACCCTCGCCGGGCTGCTCGACATCACCGCGGGCGGCCGCGTGCTGCGCATCGAGCGGCTGCGCCTGGCCAGCGGCGAGCCGATGGCCATCGAGACGACCCATCTGTCCGCCAAGCGCTTCCCCGCGCTGCGCAGGTCGCTGGTCAAGTACACGTCGCTCTACACCGCGCTCGCCGAGGTCTACGACGTCCGTCTCGCCGAGGCCGAGGAGACCATCGAGACCTCGCTGGCCACCCCGCGCGAGGCCGGACTGCTGGGCACCGACGTCGGCCTGCCCATGCTGATGCTCTCGCGGCACTCGCTGGACAAGGACGGCCGGCCGGTGGAGTGGGTGCGGTCGGTGTACCGCGGGGACCGCTACAAGTTCGTGGCGAGACTCAAGCGCCCCCAGGACTGA
- a CDS encoding DUF3311 domain-containing protein: MSETPEVKPPVVTPVRVVIALCLIAPFVAMLWVGSYAKVDPTFIGIPFFYWYQMLWVLISTALTMTAYQLWQRDQRARKGGEGQ, translated from the coding sequence ATGTCCGAAACGCCTGAAGTGAAACCACCGGTGGTGACACCGGTCCGGGTGGTCATCGCCCTCTGTCTGATCGCCCCGTTCGTGGCGATGCTGTGGGTCGGTTCCTACGCGAAGGTCGACCCGACCTTCATAGGCATCCCCTTCTTCTACTGGTACCAGATGCTGTGGGTGCTCATCTCCACGGCGCTCACCATGACCGCGTACCAGCTGTGGCAGCGCGACCAGCGCGCCCGCAAGGGAGGTGAGGGGCAGTGA
- a CDS encoding diacylglycerol/lipid kinase family protein, which translates to MRALLVVNPAATTTSARTRDVLIHALASEMKLEAVTTEYRGHARDLGRQAADSEDIELVVALGGDGTVNEVVNGLLHRGPDPEHLPRLAVVPGGSTNVFARALGLPNDAVEATGALLDALREKRERTVGLGLAAGTPGTEDEAVPSRWFTFNAGLGFDAGVVGRVEQHRERGRRSTHSLYLRQAIRQFLDEPHRRHGTITLERPGAAPVTDLVLSLICNTSPWTFLGNRPVYASPKASFDTGLDILGLSRMSTASVARYATQLLTSSPERGPHGKHAVSLHDLTDFTLHSKAPLPLQMDGDHLGLRTSVTFTGVRRALRVIV; encoded by the coding sequence ATGCGTGCACTTCTCGTGGTCAATCCGGCGGCAACCACCACAAGCGCACGTACCCGTGACGTCTTGATCCACGCTCTGGCGAGCGAGATGAAACTCGAGGCGGTCACCACCGAGTACCGCGGACACGCCCGGGACCTCGGCCGGCAGGCGGCGGACAGCGAGGACATCGAGCTGGTCGTGGCGCTCGGCGGCGACGGCACGGTCAACGAGGTCGTGAACGGCCTGCTGCACCGCGGCCCCGATCCGGAGCACCTCCCCCGCCTCGCCGTGGTCCCCGGCGGCTCCACCAACGTCTTCGCACGCGCCCTCGGCCTGCCCAACGACGCCGTGGAGGCCACCGGCGCCCTGCTCGACGCGCTGCGCGAGAAGCGTGAGCGCACCGTCGGCCTCGGCCTGGCCGCCGGCACCCCGGGCACGGAGGACGAGGCGGTCCCGTCCCGCTGGTTCACCTTCAACGCGGGTCTCGGCTTCGACGCGGGTGTGGTCGGCCGGGTCGAACAACACCGCGAGCGCGGCAGGCGCTCCACGCACAGCCTGTATTTGCGCCAGGCCATACGCCAGTTTTTGGACGAACCTCACCGCAGGCACGGAACGATCACGCTGGAGCGACCCGGCGCGGCCCCGGTCACGGATCTGGTCCTGTCCCTCATCTGCAACACCTCACCCTGGACGTTTCTCGGCAATCGTCCGGTGTACGCGTCACCTAAGGCCTCGTTCGATACCGGGCTCGACATACTCGGCCTCAGCCGCATGTCGACGGCCTCGGTTGCCCGGTATGCGACCCAGTTGCTCACTTCGTCCCCCGAGCGCGGACCCCATGGCAAACACGCCGTATCGCTGCACGACCTGACCGACTTCACCTTGCATTCGAAGGCGCCCCTACCCCTCCAGATGGACGGCGACCACCTCGGGCTCCGTACGAGCGTGACGTTCACAGGCGTACGCCGTGCACTGCGTGTGATTGTGTGA
- a CDS encoding WhiB family transcriptional regulator, giving the protein MDWRHNAVCREEDPELFFPIGNTGPALLQIEEAKAVCRRCPVMEQCLQWALESGQDSGVWGGLSEDERRAMKRRAARNRARQATA; this is encoded by the coding sequence ATGGACTGGCGTCACAACGCCGTTTGCCGCGAGGAAGACCCCGAGCTCTTCTTCCCCATCGGCAACACCGGTCCTGCGCTGCTGCAGATCGAGGAAGCCAAGGCCGTCTGCCGCCGCTGCCCCGTCATGGAGCAGTGCCTGCAGTGGGCGCTCGAGTCCGGCCAGGACTCGGGTGTCTGGGGTGGCCTCAGCGAGGACGAGCGTCGCGCCATGAAGCGCCGCGCCGCCCGCAACCGGGCCCGTCAGGCCACCGCCTGA
- a CDS encoding carbohydrate ABC transporter permease translates to MSAADTTTPAKVPPPRQAPPPPAVPRKPGRTRTSKDTAVPWALLAPCLLILALVLGYPLVRLVTLSFQKFGQSQLWGFQPPESVGFDNFSLVLGDGEFWAVVVRTIVFAGGSVVFTMVVGMLIALLLQRVSGWVKTLVNIVLVASWGMPIIVATTVFKWLFDSDYGVFNALLSKLPGVDLIGHNWFASGPQGLAVIMLLVVWGAVPFVVITLSAGLTQVPAELEEAARLDGAGAWGVFRYVTLPILKPIIVMLTTLSVIWDMGVFPQVFVMRGGHPEAEFQLLTTYSYDKAFVVNDYGQGSAIALLTVLLLLGVVAVYMRQMLKIGEVE, encoded by the coding sequence ATGAGTGCCGCAGACACGACCACCCCCGCCAAGGTGCCGCCACCTCGGCAGGCACCCCCGCCACCCGCCGTCCCACGGAAGCCGGGCAGAACGCGGACCTCGAAGGACACCGCCGTCCCCTGGGCCCTGCTGGCGCCCTGCCTGCTGATCCTCGCGCTGGTCCTCGGCTATCCGCTCGTGCGCCTGGTCACCCTCTCCTTCCAGAAGTTCGGCCAATCCCAGCTCTGGGGCTTCCAGCCGCCCGAGTCCGTCGGCTTCGACAACTTCTCCCTGGTGCTCGGTGACGGCGAGTTCTGGGCGGTCGTCGTCCGCACGATCGTCTTCGCGGGCGGCTCGGTCGTCTTCACCATGGTCGTCGGCATGCTGATCGCACTGCTGCTCCAGCGGGTCTCCGGCTGGGTGAAGACGCTCGTCAACATCGTGCTCGTGGCCAGCTGGGGCATGCCGATCATCGTGGCCACCACGGTCTTCAAGTGGCTCTTCGACTCCGACTACGGCGTCTTCAACGCGCTGCTCAGCAAGCTCCCGGGCGTCGACCTCATCGGCCACAACTGGTTCGCCAGCGGTCCGCAGGGCCTCGCCGTGATCATGCTGCTGGTGGTCTGGGGCGCCGTGCCGTTCGTCGTCATCACCCTCAGCGCGGGCCTCACCCAGGTGCCTGCTGAGCTGGAGGAAGCGGCCCGCCTCGACGGAGCGGGCGCGTGGGGCGTCTTCCGCTATGTCACGCTCCCCATCCTCAAGCCGATCATCGTGATGCTCACGACCCTCTCGGTCATCTGGGACATGGGCGTCTTCCCGCAGGTCTTCGTGATGCGCGGCGGCCACCCCGAGGCCGAGTTCCAGCTGCTCACCACCTACTCGTACGACAAGGCGTTCGTGGTCAACGACTACGGGCAGGGCTCGGCGATCGCGCTGCTCACCGTGCTGTTGCTGCTCGGCGTCGTCGCCGTCTACATGCGCCAGATGCTGAAGATCGGAGAGGTCGAATGA
- the nagB gene encoding glucosamine-6-phosphate deaminase: MEVVIVPDARAGGELIAEAMAQLLGRKPEALLGVATGSTPLPIYEALAAQVKSGAVDASRARIAQLDEYVGLPAEHPESYRSVLRREVLEPLGLGMDAFMGPDGTAEDVQGACEAYDKALAAAGGVDLQLLGIGTDGHIGFNEPCSSLASRTRIKTLTEQTRVDNARFFDGDIEQVPHHVITQGIGTILEARHLVLLATGEGKADAVAATVEGPVAAVCPASALQLHPHATVVVDDAAASKLKLADYFRHTYAGKPDWQGI, encoded by the coding sequence GTGGAAGTTGTCATCGTCCCGGACGCCAGGGCGGGCGGCGAGCTCATCGCCGAGGCCATGGCTCAGCTGCTCGGACGCAAGCCCGAGGCCCTGCTCGGCGTGGCCACCGGCTCGACCCCGCTGCCCATCTACGAGGCGCTGGCCGCCCAGGTGAAGTCCGGTGCGGTGGACGCCTCGCGGGCGCGGATCGCCCAGCTCGACGAATACGTGGGGCTGCCGGCCGAGCATCCCGAGTCGTACCGGTCGGTGCTGCGGCGGGAGGTGCTCGAACCACTCGGGCTCGGTATGGACGCGTTCATGGGGCCGGACGGCACGGCCGAGGACGTACAGGGTGCGTGCGAGGCGTACGACAAGGCGCTCGCCGCGGCCGGCGGGGTCGATCTCCAGCTGCTCGGGATCGGGACCGACGGGCACATCGGGTTCAACGAGCCGTGCTCCTCGCTCGCCTCGCGCACGCGGATCAAGACGCTGACCGAGCAGACCCGGGTCGACAACGCGAGGTTCTTCGACGGCGACATCGAGCAGGTGCCGCACCACGTGATCACGCAGGGCATCGGCACGATCCTGGAGGCGCGCCACCTGGTGCTGCTGGCGACGGGCGAGGGCAAGGCGGACGCGGTGGCGGCGACCGTGGAGGGACCCGTGGCCGCCGTGTGCCCCGCGTCGGCGCTTCAGCTCCACCCGCACGCGACCGTCGTCGTGGACGACGCGGCCGCCTCCAAGCTGAAGCTGGCGGACTACTTCCGGCACACCTACGCCGGTAAGCCCGACTGGCAGGGGATCTAG
- a CDS encoding extracellular solute-binding protein — protein sequence MKRKLIAAIGIAGMMVSIAACGDNKSGGSDKGADAKELTVWLTVDAQNNWPALVKAADAAVQKKHPGIKIKHEYYGWPDKNTKLDAVLATDKAPDVVEMGNTEMLGYMVKGAFAPVDASKFDNSAAWLDGLKASVTYDGKTYGVPYYAGGRVANWRKDVAASVGVKTPPKTYKELTAALGKIQKKQGSKFSAWYQPTRDWYAAMSFVYDAGGSIAVESGGQWKGNLSSPESVKGLTEFKKVVDTYMHGDKTKDESDRYIVYGQGKSAMIFGAAWEGATSEDPKNDKTGKLKGNLENFVMPGPSGKNIPVFLGGSDLAIPVKSKAQGVAAEWINALTGAKGQKGLMAKGNLPNNKTDLATLKNDPATEVPATAAESNWFVPMAPGWGQVEKAQVLQKMLQNIGTGKKSVEAAAKEADAAIDKVINTK from the coding sequence GTGAAGCGCAAGCTGATAGCCGCGATCGGTATCGCGGGCATGATGGTCTCCATCGCGGCGTGCGGGGACAACAAGTCCGGGGGGTCGGACAAGGGCGCGGACGCCAAGGAGCTCACCGTCTGGCTGACGGTGGACGCGCAGAACAACTGGCCGGCGCTGGTCAAGGCCGCCGACGCCGCGGTGCAGAAGAAGCACCCCGGCATCAAGATCAAGCACGAGTACTACGGCTGGCCGGACAAGAACACCAAGCTCGACGCGGTCCTCGCCACCGACAAGGCCCCCGACGTGGTCGAGATGGGCAACACCGAGATGCTCGGTTACATGGTCAAGGGTGCCTTCGCCCCCGTCGACGCGTCGAAGTTCGACAACTCCGCCGCCTGGCTGGACGGCCTCAAGGCCTCGGTCACCTACGACGGCAAGACCTACGGCGTCCCGTACTACGCCGGCGGCCGGGTCGCCAACTGGCGCAAGGACGTCGCCGCTTCGGTCGGTGTGAAGACACCCCCGAAGACCTACAAGGAGCTCACCGCCGCCCTGGGCAAGATCCAGAAGAAGCAGGGCAGCAAGTTCAGCGCCTGGTACCAGCCCACCCGCGACTGGTACGCCGCGATGTCCTTCGTGTACGACGCCGGCGGCTCCATCGCGGTCGAGTCGGGCGGCCAGTGGAAGGGCAACCTCTCCTCGCCCGAGTCGGTCAAGGGCCTCACGGAGTTCAAGAAGGTCGTCGACACGTACATGCACGGCGACAAGACCAAGGACGAGTCCGACCGTTACATCGTGTACGGCCAGGGCAAGTCCGCCATGATCTTCGGCGCCGCCTGGGAGGGCGCGACCTCCGAGGACCCGAAGAACGACAAGACCGGCAAGCTCAAGGGCAACCTCGAGAACTTCGTGATGCCCGGCCCGTCCGGCAAGAACATCCCCGTCTTCCTCGGCGGCTCCGACCTCGCGATCCCGGTGAAGTCGAAGGCGCAGGGCGTCGCCGCCGAGTGGATCAACGCGCTCACCGGCGCCAAGGGCCAGAAGGGCCTGATGGCCAAGGGCAACCTGCCCAACAACAAGACCGACCTCGCGACGCTGAAGAACGACCCGGCGACCGAGGTCCCGGCCACCGCGGCCGAGTCCAACTGGTTCGTCCCGATGGCGCCGGGCTGGGGCCAGGTCGAGAAGGCCCAGGTCCTGCAGAAGATGCTGCAGAACATCGGCACCGGCAAGAAGTCGGTCGAGGCCGCCGCGAAGGAAGCGGACGCCGCGATCGACAAGGTCATCAACACCAAGTGA
- a CDS encoding carbohydrate ABC transporter permease, with the protein MSAIAVSGRRRSRLGWNLLGLLVFVTAGFPVYWMLNTAFKPAKDAIDPDPSLLPTSPTLDNFHRALDIADFWGPVGRSLIVSLSVVVIGVVVGMLAALAISRFAFRGRKIVIVGILAVQMVPLVAMIIPVFLLLNDLGQYDKLTGLILTYLTFILPFTVWTLRGFIVNIPKELEEAAMVDGCSRTGAFIRVVFPLLAPGMVATSVYGFIQAWNEYLYALMLMSQENQTATVWLGNFTTKHGTEYAPMMAGSTLMAVPIVVLFLLVQRKMAAGLTAGAVKG; encoded by the coding sequence ATGAGCGCCATCGCCGTTTCGGGGCGTCGCAGGTCAAGGCTCGGCTGGAACCTGCTCGGCCTGCTCGTCTTCGTCACCGCGGGCTTCCCCGTCTACTGGATGCTCAACACGGCGTTCAAGCCCGCGAAGGACGCCATCGACCCGGACCCCAGCCTGCTGCCCACGAGCCCGACCCTGGACAACTTCCACCGGGCCCTCGACATCGCCGACTTCTGGGGCCCGGTCGGCCGCAGTCTGATCGTGTCCCTGTCCGTCGTCGTGATCGGCGTCGTGGTCGGCATGCTCGCGGCACTGGCGATCTCCCGCTTCGCCTTCCGCGGCCGGAAGATCGTGATCGTGGGCATCCTGGCGGTCCAGATGGTCCCCCTGGTCGCCATGATCATCCCGGTCTTCCTCCTCCTGAACGACCTGGGCCAGTACGACAAGCTCACGGGCCTGATCCTCACGTACCTGACCTTCATCCTCCCCTTCACGGTGTGGACGCTGCGCGGCTTCATCGTCAACATCCCGAAGGAGCTGGAGGAGGCGGCCATGGTCGACGGGTGCTCCCGCACGGGCGCCTTCATCCGCGTGGTCTTCCCCCTCCTCGCCCCCGGCATGGTCGCCACCTCGGTCTACGGCTTCATCCAGGCCTGGAACGAGTACCTCTACGCCCTGATGCTGATGAGCCAGGAGAACCAGACCGCCACCGTCTGGCTCGGCAACTTCACCACCAAGCACGGCACCGAGTACGCCCCGATGATGGCCGGTTCCACGCTGATGGCCGTGCCGATCGTCGTGCTCTTCCTCCTCGTTCAGCGCAAGATGGCCGCGGGCCTCACCGCGGGCGCCGTGAAGGGATAA
- a CDS encoding glycoside hydrolase family 3 protein: protein MTTLASGTDTLTRDALTVLQPGFTGTSAPDWLLRRLGEGLASVGLFGRNIASPAQLGRLTAQLRAERDDVLVAIDEEGGDVTRLEVRTGSSFPGNHALGAVDDVALTREVAFELGRRLAECGVNLNWAPSADVNSNPGNPVIGVRSFGADTDLVARHTAAYVTGLQAAGVAACTKHFPGHGDTAVDSHHALPRIDVDASVLHARELAPFRAAIAAGSRAVMSAHILVPALDPDRPATLSRRVLTGLLREELGYQGLIVTDGMEMQAIAGTYGIERGSVLAIAAGADAICVGGGLADDETVRRLRDALVSAVRSGELAEERLADAAERVRALARWTASASVSAQASAAASGSAPEAASDAASAPGGVSTGMGAGAGPGSGAGHDIGLVAARRALTVTCSEAYEPVGEPPFVAVLTPVANIAVGDETPWGVAAELARLLPGTETGSFAGGEGGNGEDTAPAALTAAGDRRIVAVVRDEHRHAWMASALDALLAARPDTIVVEMGVPQATPRGALHIATHGAARVCGRAAAEIIAGH, encoded by the coding sequence ATGACGACACTCGCCAGTGGTACCGACACCCTGACGCGCGACGCCCTCACCGTCCTCCAGCCCGGCTTCACCGGGACCAGCGCTCCGGACTGGCTGCTGCGCCGCCTGGGCGAAGGCCTCGCCTCGGTCGGACTGTTCGGCCGGAACATCGCCTCGCCCGCGCAACTGGGCCGGCTGACCGCCCAGTTGCGCGCGGAACGCGACGACGTCCTGGTGGCGATCGACGAGGAGGGCGGCGACGTCACGCGCCTGGAGGTGCGGACGGGATCCTCCTTCCCGGGCAATCACGCGCTGGGCGCCGTGGACGACGTCGCGCTGACCCGGGAGGTGGCCTTCGAACTCGGCCGCCGGCTCGCGGAATGCGGCGTCAATCTCAACTGGGCGCCCTCCGCGGACGTGAACTCCAACCCCGGCAACCCCGTCATCGGCGTCCGCTCCTTCGGCGCCGACACGGACCTGGTGGCCCGGCACACGGCCGCCTACGTCACCGGCCTCCAGGCGGCGGGCGTCGCCGCCTGCACCAAACACTTCCCCGGCCACGGAGACACGGCGGTCGACTCCCACCACGCGCTGCCGCGCATCGACGTGGACGCATCGGTCCTGCACGCGCGGGAGCTGGCGCCCTTCCGGGCCGCCATCGCCGCCGGTTCACGCGCGGTGATGAGCGCGCACATCCTGGTCCCCGCCCTCGACCCGGACCGCCCCGCCACCCTGTCCCGCCGCGTCCTCACCGGCCTGCTCCGCGAGGAGCTGGGCTACCAGGGCCTCATCGTCACGGACGGCATGGAGATGCAGGCCATCGCGGGAACGTACGGCATCGAACGGGGCAGCGTCCTCGCCATCGCGGCCGGTGCGGACGCGATCTGCGTGGGTGGCGGCCTCGCGGACGACGAGACGGTACGCCGACTGCGCGACGCCCTGGTCTCGGCGGTGCGCTCGGGCGAACTGGCCGAGGAACGCCTGGCGGACGCGGCGGAACGGGTACGGGCACTGGCCCGGTGGACGGCTTCGGCGTCGGTTTCAGCTCAGGCGTCGGCGGCAGCTTCGGGTTCGGCTCCGGAAGCGGCTTCGGATGCGGCTTCGGCTCCGGGGGGAGTGTCCACCGGCATGGGGGCCGGCGCCGGTCCCGGTTCCGGCGCCGGACATGACATCGGGCTGGTCGCCGCCCGGCGCGCGCTCACGGTGACGTGCTCCGAGGCGTACGAGCCGGTGGGTGAACCTCCCTTCGTCGCCGTCCTCACCCCGGTGGCGAACATCGCGGTCGGTGACGAGACCCCGTGGGGCGTGGCCGCGGAGCTGGCGCGTCTGCTGCCCGGTACGGAGACGGGCAGCTTCGCCGGCGGGGAGGGCGGGAACGGCGAGGACACAGCACCCGCCGCGCTGACCGCCGCGGGCGACCGGCGCATCGTGGCCGTCGTCCGCGACGAACACCGCCATGCCTGGATGGCCTCGGCCCTCGACGCCCTGCTCGCCGCCCGGCCCGACACGATCGTGGTCGAGATGGGCGTCCCCCAGGCCACGCCCCGCGGCGCCCTCCACATCGCGACGCACGGCGCGGCACGGGTCTGCGGCCGGGCGGCGGCGGAGATCATCGCGGGCCACTGA
- a CDS encoding sensor histidine kinase: MNELVRQHTALDDSDLEWLHMLVSEWQLLSDLSFADLVLWVPTRDGTRYVSVAQMRPNTGPTSYQDDMVGHLVPRGRRPLLDAALDEGRIVREGDPEWREEVPVRVESIPVRREGRVLGVIARNTNLLTVRTPSRLELTYLQSASDLAQMIAAGSFPFPDQQVDMDASPRVGDGLIRLDGDGIVQYASPNALSAYHRLGLAADLVGHHLGKTSAELAPSRGPVDEALAKVASGWAPREFEIEGEDGVIQLRAIPLKPKGTRIGSLVLLRDVTELRRRERELITKDATIREIHHRVKNNLQTVAALLRLQARRIDSDSGREALEEAVRRVGSIAIVHETLSQNLDERVEFDEIADRVLAMVAEISPGKVTGRRSGRFGILDAEVATPLSMVLTEVLQNALEHGFREGDRGTVEVSAVRGGTTKEARLLVTVQDDGVGLPEGFDPHRSGNLGLQIVRTLVEGELGGTFDMVPAPERGTQVILDIPVRAHK; this comes from the coding sequence ATGAACGAACTCGTACGCCAGCACACGGCCCTCGACGACTCCGACCTCGAGTGGTTGCACATGCTGGTCTCGGAGTGGCAGCTGCTCTCCGACCTCTCCTTCGCCGACCTCGTCCTCTGGGTCCCCACACGCGACGGCACCCGCTATGTGTCCGTCGCCCAGATGCGCCCCAACACCGGCCCCACCTCGTACCAGGACGACATGGTCGGCCACCTCGTCCCGCGCGGCCGCCGACCCCTGCTGGACGCGGCTCTGGACGAGGGCCGGATCGTGCGCGAGGGCGACCCCGAGTGGCGCGAAGAGGTCCCCGTACGGGTCGAGTCCATTCCCGTCCGCAGGGAAGGGCGCGTCCTCGGTGTGATCGCCCGCAACACCAACCTCCTGACGGTGCGCACCCCGAGCCGGCTGGAGCTGACGTACCTCCAGAGCGCCTCCGACCTCGCCCAGATGATCGCGGCGGGCTCCTTCCCGTTCCCCGACCAGCAGGTCGACATGGACGCCTCGCCGCGGGTCGGCGACGGACTGATCCGGCTCGACGGGGACGGCATCGTCCAGTACGCCTCACCGAACGCGCTGTCGGCGTACCACCGCCTCGGCCTCGCCGCCGACCTCGTCGGCCACCACCTGGGCAAGACCAGCGCCGAGCTCGCCCCGTCCCGGGGACCGGTGGACGAGGCGCTGGCCAAGGTCGCGAGCGGCTGGGCGCCCCGCGAGTTCGAGATCGAGGGCGAGGACGGGGTCATCCAGCTGCGCGCGATCCCGCTCAAGCCCAAGGGCACCCGCATCGGTTCGCTCGTGCTGCTCCGGGACGTCACGGAACTGCGGCGCCGCGAGCGGGAGTTGATAACGAAGGACGCGACCATCCGGGAGATCCACCACCGGGTGAAGAACAACCTCCAGACGGTCGCGGCCCTTCTGCGGCTCCAGGCCCGGCGCATCGACTCCGACAGCGGCCGCGAAGCCCTGGAGGAGGCCGTGCGCCGGGTCGGTTCGATCGCGATCGTGCACGAGACGCTCTCGCAGAACCTGGACGAGCGGGTGGAGTTCGACGAGATCGCCGACCGCGTGCTCGCCATGGTCGCCGAGATCTCGCCGGGCAAGGTGACGGGGCGGCGCAGCGGCCGCTTCGGAATCCTGGACGCCGAGGTCGCCACCCCGCTGTCGATGGTCCTCACCGAAGTCCTCCAGAACGCGCTGGAGCACGGCTTCCGCGAGGGCGACCGCGGCACGGTCGAGGTCTCGGCGGTCCGCGGCGGCACCACGAAGGAGGCGCGCCTCCTGGTCACCGTCCAGGACGACGGCGTCGGCCTGCCCGAGGGCTTCGACCCGCACCGCTCGGGCAACCTGGGCCTGCAGATCGTACGGACCCTGGTGGAGGGCGAGTTGGGCGGCACCTTCGACATGGTCCCGGCCCCGGAGCGCGGTACGCAGGTGATCCTCGACATCCCCGTACGGGCGCACAAGTAG